A region from the Mercenaria mercenaria strain notata chromosome 7, MADL_Memer_1, whole genome shotgun sequence genome encodes:
- the LOC128558748 gene encoding uncharacterized protein LOC128558748, translated as MAELMGENDQVPGRVREEFCLPCTRKDKKTVATAFCYDCDNFQCTQCTDVHNVFDVMKGHKMEKASEISIKAVKFDMEGLDKCVTHGNLFQFLCNDHDKLCCGACAIIDHRKCNNVMEIQKVAVVSEEASMEVRSRLFCAKELCDSAVMHWNSTEISLRDSVKCLPEKINHIRAQMNKKFDDLLQDVEEVSATFMKLQLDKGNESRSNCDFFTKSFQTSLKFLDEVSLHGTVIQKFVAEHEIKEQVKIVQELVEQTCNQLETADISFRLNETSTLKGIIEGMESLGTLNTEKSKVTIDHVRGYRPVKLELITFIDLKKSKCDEGEPLLTGMDFLPDGRLIAVDNFNATLLVFNDCLVKTCSYKLSYHPLSIVTVSEDTMVITAAADGSTKIEFLQVSKTNEIAYMKTVKVSGQYNSICLKDDNHFVVGAFGDVRLARILSVSGEKKDLSVKFHSKTYHPAAVSCTYINERDKVIISDRDENIVYIYDVTTNSRVVVRDSRIQEPQGIAVGPMNCVFVCCKYPSSVVQISPTGVILSSHKLNMKNTFRVCVSKDKTKLAVSNICEGKKKLQVLKID; from the coding sequence ATGGCTGAATTGATGGGAGAAAACGACCAGGTTCCTGGAAGAGTAAGGGAAGAATTTTGTTTGCCATGTACACGAAAGGATAAAAAGACAGTTGCTACAGCGTTTTGTTATGATTGTGACAATTTTCAGTGTACACAGTGCACGGACGTTCATAATGTTTTTGATGTTATGAAAGGTCACAAGATGGAGAAAGCAAGTGAAATCTCGATAAAGGCAGTTAAATTCGATATGGAAGGATTGGACAAGTGTGTAACACACGGAAATTTGTTCCAGTTTCTTTGTAACGATCACGATAAGCTTTGTTGTGGTGCATGTGCCATAATTGATCACCGGAAGTGTAACAATGTCATGGAAATACAGAAAGTCGCAGTTGTTTCCGAAGAAGCGAGTATGGAAGTACGATCACGACTGTTCTGTGCAAAAGAGTTATGCGATTCCGCTGTAATGCATTGGAACTCGACAGAAATATCGTTACGTGACAGTGTAAAATGTCTACCAGAAAAGATCAACCATATAAGAGCTCAGATGAATAAAAAGTTCGATGACCTTTTGCAAGACGTCGAGGAAGTTAGCGCTACGTTCATGAAGCTTCAGTTGGACAAAGGAAACGAAAGTCGTTCCAACTGTGACTTTTTTACTAAGAGTTTCCAGACATCCTTGAAGTTTCTAGATGAAGTAAGTCTCCATGGTACAGTTATACAAAAATTCGTAGCTGAACACGAAATAAAGGAACAGGTCAAAATCGTACAGGAACTAGTCGAGCAAACATGTAATCAGCTTGAAACTGCTGATATATCATTCAGGTTGAATGAAACCTCGACACTAAAAGGAATAATAGAAGGCATGGAAAGTCTCGGGACGCTAAATACAGAGAAAAGTAAAGTAACAATTGATCATGTCCGAGGGTATAGACCTGTAAAGCTAGAACTTATAACCTTCATAGATCTTAAGAAATCAAAATGTGATGAAGGAGAACCTCTTTTAACCGGAATGGATTTCCTTCCTGATGGGAGACTGATAGCGGTAGATAACTTTAACGCTACATTACTGGTTTTCAATGATTGTTTGGTGAAAACTTGTTCTTACAAATTGTCTTATCATCCACTGAGTATTGTTACTGTGTCTGAAGATACGATGGTTATTACAGCGGCGGCAGATGGGAGCACTAAGATAGAATTTCTACAGGTTAGTAAAACTAATGAAATAGCTTATATGAAAACGGTGAAAGTAAGTGGACAATACAATTCAATATGTTTAAAGGACGACAATCATTTTGTTGTTGGAGCATTTGGTGACGTCAGATTAGCACGTATTCTTTCAGTGTCAGGAGAGAAGAAAGACTtaagtgtgaagtttcattccaaAACTTATCATCCTGCGGCAGTATCCTGCACATATATAAATGAACGTGATAAAGTGATAATCAGTGACCGAGACGAGAATATAGTTTACATATATGACGTCACAACCAACAGTAGAGTCGTCGTCAGGGACAGCAGAATCCAGGAACCACAAGGTATAGCGGTTGGTCCAATGAACTGTGTATTTGTCTGCTGTAAATATCCCAGCTCCGTTGTACAGATTTCGCCAACCGGTGTGATCCTGTCATCACATAAGTTAAACATGAAGAATACGTTTCGGGTTTGTGTTTCGAAAGACAAAACTAAACTTGCCGTATCGAATATCTGCGAAGGAAAGAAGAAGCTGCAGGTTCTTAAGATAGACTAG